The Cupriavidus sp. EM10 genome includes a region encoding these proteins:
- a CDS encoding ShlB/FhaC/HecB family hemolysin secretion/activation protein: MFFKPSYIATAASLALCISGYPPSSTAQTSPLAPRQSAALPNAEQDQRTRQQQEARERAAIVDAPAVRAEATARAEFPTLPKEAPCFRIDRFVLEVPKELPADLQTAGASALPMDPFSFAQLWLDHYQGECIGKQGVEALVKGVSQTILSKGYVTTRVLVPEQDLSSGTLKLAVIPGVIGDIRFSEPDLWGTWKTAFPTAPGDLLNLRDLEQGLEQMKRVASQDVDMQIVPTWTPGRSDVVIAVKRGKPWTLVASVDNSGSRSTGKWQGNVSVGIDNPFGLSDMLNIGYNQDLMFSNKEHGTRGWNGFYSIPWGYWTATLSAYSSNYFQQIAGVNTTFVSSGKSENVDLKLHRVLRRSQNDVFGVQMRLTRRFGKSYIEDTEIPQQRRNNTILEFGVTDRHYFGQSQLDASLSFRQGIGAFGAQDDTLASLDGPTWRYRMMVLDANLSVPFKLAEQPFRYVTTIRGQFTNDRLYYIDDLTIGSRYTVRGFDGESQLAGERGFYWRNELQAPLGASGQAIYVGLDYGRVYGPSTQALVGTQLAGAVIGMRGGVGSQKFGGVSYGVFLGTPVYKPEQFNTAGVTAGMQVVYQY, encoded by the coding sequence ATGTTCTTCAAACCGTCATACATTGCAACTGCCGCTTCACTCGCTTTGTGCATTTCGGGTTATCCACCTTCCTCCACAGCCCAGACCTCACCGCTCGCCCCTCGCCAATCTGCCGCCCTGCCCAACGCCGAACAAGACCAACGCACCCGGCAGCAGCAGGAGGCCCGCGAGCGCGCCGCCATCGTCGATGCACCCGCCGTGCGCGCCGAAGCAACAGCCCGTGCCGAATTCCCGACGCTGCCCAAGGAAGCCCCCTGCTTCCGCATCGACCGCTTTGTCCTCGAAGTCCCCAAGGAACTGCCGGCCGATCTGCAAACCGCGGGCGCCTCGGCCTTGCCGATGGATCCCTTCTCCTTCGCGCAACTGTGGCTTGACCACTATCAAGGCGAGTGCATCGGCAAGCAGGGTGTGGAAGCGCTGGTGAAGGGCGTCTCGCAGACGATTTTGTCGAAGGGCTATGTCACCACGCGCGTGCTGGTGCCTGAGCAGGACCTGTCGTCGGGCACGCTGAAGCTGGCCGTGATCCCGGGTGTGATCGGCGATATCCGTTTCAGCGAGCCAGACCTGTGGGGCACGTGGAAGACAGCCTTCCCGACCGCCCCCGGCGACCTGCTGAACCTGCGTGATCTGGAGCAAGGCCTGGAGCAGATGAAGCGTGTCGCCAGCCAGGATGTCGACATGCAGATCGTGCCGACCTGGACGCCCGGCCGCAGCGATGTCGTGATCGCCGTCAAACGCGGCAAGCCGTGGACGCTGGTAGCCTCCGTCGACAACTCGGGCTCACGCTCCACCGGCAAATGGCAAGGCAATGTGAGCGTCGGCATCGACAACCCGTTTGGGCTGAGCGACATGCTTAACATCGGCTACAACCAGGATTTGATGTTCAGCAACAAGGAACACGGCACGCGCGGCTGGAATGGCTTTTATTCGATCCCGTGGGGCTACTGGACGGCGACGCTGTCGGCCTACAGCAGCAACTATTTTCAGCAGATTGCTGGCGTAAATACGACGTTCGTCTCGAGCGGCAAGTCGGAGAACGTCGATCTGAAGCTGCATCGGGTACTGCGCCGCAGCCAGAACGATGTGTTCGGCGTGCAAATGCGACTGACACGCCGTTTCGGCAAGAGCTATATCGAAGACACCGAGATCCCACAGCAGCGTCGGAATAACACCATCCTTGAATTCGGTGTGACGGACCGCCATTACTTCGGGCAGTCTCAGCTCGATGCGTCGTTGTCGTTCCGCCAGGGCATCGGCGCCTTTGGCGCGCAGGACGACACACTGGCGTCGCTCGATGGCCCGACCTGGCGCTATCGGATGATGGTGCTCGACGCCAACCTATCGGTGCCCTTCAAACTGGCGGAACAGCCATTCCGATATGTGACGACGATCCGGGGCCAATTCACCAATGACCGGCTGTACTACATCGATGATCTGACGATCGGCAGCCGATATACGGTGCGGGGCTTTGATGGCGAAAGCCAGCTTGCCGGCGAGCGCGGATTCTATTGGCGCAATGAACTGCAGGCGCCGCTAGGGGCGAGCGGCCAGGCCATCTACGTCGGCCTCGATTATGGCCGCGTGTATGGACCATCGACACAGGCACTGGTCGGTACGCAACTGGCCGGCGCGGTGATCGGCATGCGCGGCGGCGTGGGCTCGCAGAAGTTTGGTGGCGTCTCGTATGGCGTATTCCTGGGCACGCCTGTGTACAAGCCGGAGCAGTTCAACACAGCCGGGGTGACGGCGGGGATGCAGGTGGTTTATCAGTATTAG
- a CDS encoding C39 family peptidase yields MIMRSLLCQAACAVAVLGGVAAAHADTIRVPGDQGNSYYVPVTSLREARFRTTVRQQYDFSCGSAAVATLLTYQYNVPTTEQTVFANMYVNGDQAKIRAEGFSLLDMKRFLESRGFEADGYELPLSKLEETQIPAIVLIVENGYHHFVVVKGVKGNRVLIGDPARGTRALEREHFERIWDSSLLFVIHNRTDQARFNLASDWRVAPTGPYSMGVPRDSLFFTVMPKHGASDF; encoded by the coding sequence ATGATCATGCGCAGCCTGCTGTGTCAAGCCGCTTGCGCGGTGGCGGTGCTGGGCGGCGTTGCGGCCGCCCATGCCGATACGATCCGGGTGCCCGGCGACCAGGGCAACTCGTACTACGTGCCGGTCACGAGCCTGCGCGAGGCGCGCTTTCGTACCACTGTCCGCCAGCAGTATGACTTCAGCTGCGGATCGGCGGCCGTGGCCACGTTGCTGACGTACCAGTACAACGTGCCGACCACCGAGCAGACGGTCTTCGCCAACATGTACGTCAATGGCGACCAGGCCAAGATCCGCGCCGAAGGCTTTTCGCTGCTCGACATGAAGCGGTTCCTGGAGTCGCGCGGCTTCGAGGCCGACGGCTACGAACTGCCGCTGTCGAAGCTGGAGGAAACGCAGATCCCGGCGATCGTGCTGATCGTCGAGAACGGCTACCACCATTTCGTCGTGGTGAAGGGCGTCAAGGGCAACCGTGTCCTGATTGGCGATCCCGCACGCGGCACGCGCGCCCTGGAGCGCGAGCATTTCGAGCGGATCTGGGACAGCAGCCTGCTGTTCGTGATCCATAACCGCACCGACCAGGCGCGGTTCAACCTGGCTTCGGACTGGCGTGTGGCGCCGACGGGCCCTTACTCGATGGGAGTTCCCAGAGACAGCTTGTTCTTCACCGTCATGCCCAAGCATGGCGCCTCTGATTTCTGA
- a CDS encoding DUF1269 domain-containing protein: MRKRIFWLLPDLASARRTMDDLLLARIENSHIHFVGRDGSDMTGLHEANLFQTSDIVHAAEMGLMVGGGVGIVAGVVVAMFPIVSDTPQWGLVGVLAVLGAVFGAWAASMIGSSAPNSRLRGFEKDIESGKLLLMVDVPRGRVEEIETLLQKAHPEARFAGLDPAVPAFP, from the coding sequence ATGCGCAAACGGATTTTCTGGTTGTTGCCCGACCTGGCAAGCGCCCGCCGTACCATGGACGACCTGCTGCTGGCCCGCATCGAGAACAGTCACATCCACTTCGTGGGCCGCGATGGCTCGGACATGACGGGCCTGCACGAAGCCAACCTGTTCCAGACCTCCGACATCGTGCACGCGGCCGAAATGGGCCTGATGGTGGGCGGCGGCGTCGGCATCGTGGCCGGTGTGGTGGTGGCGATGTTCCCGATCGTCAGCGATACGCCGCAATGGGGCCTGGTCGGTGTGCTGGCCGTGCTGGGCGCGGTGTTCGGGGCGTGGGCGGCCAGCATGATCGGCAGCTCGGCGCCCAACAGCCGTCTGCGCGGCTTCGAGAAGGACATCGAATCCGGCAAGCTGCTGCTGATGGTGGACGTGCCGCGCGGCCGCGTGGAAGAAATCGAGACCCTGCTGCAGAAGGCCCATCCGGAAGCCCGTTTCGCGGGGCTCGACCCTGCCGTGCCGGCCTTCCCCTGA
- a CDS encoding SDR family oxidoreductase, whose amino-acid sequence MATSPAAHPFSLAGRVALVTGGAQGLGLAMASALADAGAHVLVCARNAQRVADAVSQLQAQGATAEALVLDITDDAAIAQAFDGIAARHGRLDILVNNAGARNRNSMAHLDADDLRAMLDTNLVAPYALCRHAARLMQQGQYGRVVNVTSIAGQVARANDVLYPATKGGLDALTRAMAADLGRHGITVNAVAPGYFATEPNQAMVEDETVAEWLRNRTSLGRWGQPAEVAGAVVFLASPAASYVTGQVLAVDGGYLGHF is encoded by the coding sequence ATGGCGACTTCCCCCGCAGCTCATCCTTTCTCGCTGGCCGGACGCGTGGCCCTGGTCACCGGCGGCGCGCAGGGCCTTGGCCTGGCCATGGCCAGCGCGCTGGCCGATGCCGGCGCGCACGTGCTGGTCTGCGCGCGCAATGCGCAGCGCGTGGCCGATGCCGTGTCGCAACTACAGGCGCAAGGCGCCACGGCCGAGGCGCTGGTGCTCGATATCACTGACGACGCGGCCATTGCGCAGGCGTTCGACGGCATCGCGGCGCGGCATGGCCGGCTCGACATCCTCGTCAACAATGCCGGCGCGCGCAATCGCAACAGCATGGCGCATCTGGATGCCGACGACCTGCGGGCCATGCTCGATACCAACCTGGTGGCGCCCTACGCGCTGTGCCGGCATGCCGCGCGGCTGATGCAGCAGGGCCAGTACGGCCGCGTCGTCAATGTCACGTCGATTGCCGGTCAGGTGGCGCGCGCCAACGACGTGCTGTATCCCGCCACCAAGGGCGGGCTCGACGCCCTGACGCGCGCCATGGCGGCGGACCTGGGCCGGCACGGCATCACGGTCAACGCCGTGGCACCCGGCTACTTCGCCACCGAGCCGAACCAGGCCATGGTCGAGGACGAGACGGTGGCCGAATGGCTGCGCAACCGCACGTCGCTGGGCCGCTGGGGCCAGCCTGCCGAAGTGGCGGGCGCCGTGGTCTTCCTGGCCTCGCCTGCGGCGTCGTACGTCACCGGCCAGGTGCTGGCCGTGGACGGCGGCTATCTCGGCCACTTCTGA
- a CDS encoding DUF1524 domain-containing protein gives MTSPNTAMRDNANASGTYVNPLTGQVVQTNERLAADHFVPQNWIKQQPGFDQLTPAQQSAILNDPMNTRGLPQSFNSSKGAQMPGEWQTYKGQPLNPGYVQDSARQAEAIKGYITDRINSMRGGH, from the coding sequence GTGACATCGCCGAATACCGCGATGCGAGATAACGCGAATGCAAGTGGAACCTATGTCAATCCACTTACCGGACAGGTGGTGCAAACCAACGAACGTTTGGCAGCCGACCATTTTGTTCCTCAGAATTGGATCAAACAGCAGCCTGGTTTCGATCAGTTGACGCCCGCCCAGCAAAGCGCAATCCTCAATGATCCGATGAATACACGGGGCCTTCCACAATCATTCAACTCTTCCAAGGGGGCTCAGATGCCTGGTGAATGGCAAACCTACAAGGGGCAGCCTTTGAATCCTGGATATGTTCAAGACAGTGCACGTCAAGCTGAGGCAATTAAGGGCTATATTACGGACCGCATTAATTCCATGAGAGGAGGGCACTGA
- a CDS encoding tripartite tricarboxylate transporter substrate binding protein → MYGIRRPLAVAAAIATFACLTLPAGSAWAEFPDKPIRFVVPFAAGSATDQLARAIGQAMTVDGKATVVVDNKPGANGFIAATDVAKAAPDGYTVLITTNTTHAANEHLFKKLPYDPVKDYAPLSALGRGGQIMVVNPQVPAKTVGEFIALARKEPGKLSFGSGSSSSRIAGELFQQMAHVQLLHVPYKSNPLAITDLLGNQIQMMITDTATGLPQVKTGKLRALGVSGKARSPLAPDVPTIDEAGVKGYEMSYWFAAYAPAGTPPAVVTKLNQMLVKAAKSDTASNFYKSTGTDVFTSTPAELAKFQTQESDKWGRIIKAANIQPE, encoded by the coding sequence ATGTACGGAATTCGCCGGCCGCTGGCCGTTGCCGCCGCTATCGCCACGTTCGCGTGCCTGACCTTGCCCGCGGGCAGCGCGTGGGCGGAATTCCCGGACAAGCCGATCCGCTTCGTCGTGCCGTTCGCGGCCGGCAGTGCCACGGACCAGCTTGCGCGGGCCATCGGACAAGCCATGACGGTGGACGGCAAGGCCACCGTCGTGGTGGACAACAAGCCGGGCGCGAACGGCTTCATCGCCGCCACCGACGTGGCCAAGGCCGCGCCGGACGGCTACACGGTGCTGATCACCACCAACACCACGCACGCCGCCAACGAGCATCTGTTCAAGAAGCTGCCCTACGACCCGGTGAAGGACTACGCGCCGCTGTCGGCGCTGGGCCGTGGCGGCCAGATCATGGTGGTCAACCCGCAGGTGCCGGCCAAGACCGTGGGCGAATTCATCGCACTGGCCAGGAAGGAACCGGGCAAGCTCAGCTTCGGCAGCGGCAGTTCGTCGTCGCGCATCGCCGGGGAGCTGTTCCAGCAGATGGCCCACGTGCAACTGCTGCACGTGCCGTACAAGAGCAACCCGCTGGCCATCACCGACCTGCTGGGCAACCAGATCCAGATGATGATCACCGACACGGCGACCGGCCTGCCGCAGGTGAAGACCGGCAAGCTGCGCGCGCTGGGCGTGTCGGGCAAGGCGCGCTCGCCGCTGGCGCCGGACGTGCCGACCATCGACGAAGCGGGCGTGAAGGGCTACGAGATGAGCTACTGGTTCGCCGCCTACGCCCCGGCCGGCACGCCGCCGGCAGTGGTGACCAAGCTGAACCAGATGCTGGTCAAGGCCGCGAAGAGCGACACCGCATCGAACTTCTACAAGTCGACCGGCACCGACGTGTTCACCAGCACGCCCGCCGAACTGGCCAAGTTCCAGACGCAGGAATCGGACAAGTGGGGCCGCATCATCAAGGCGGCGAACATTCAACCCGAGTAA
- a CDS encoding colicin E5-related ribonuclease, which yields MADNLNLAGNLANTAMASAAGNAQKPIEGNASGTTRSAIAAGTVTITDAEGQQARTGKTVEETLASLNRDTENANQSIDKIFDAQKIKDEQALQQLTGQTIQQAAPIIYNQVGNALQGQEEYVKVAVHGLVGGLVSRALGGDFGTGAAGVAAATAAIAVLDENLGSLGVDAATKDKLLQLVGTAVAGAVGGNAAAGTAGMADAYNRQLHPEEQDRLKQLQKGKSPEEQQRLADAACALVRCALDVPANDPSYAETVASQERGQQYTAEQSQLKSTGLYQYDTLVDTVRDLQSRSLNSAINEVKSAGQGAKNFADQFMDLLKATNGQTPPSDAGPQVDVTGGNNKTPPSAGAVVTPLPCPVGPGACGMSVTPVLTPGTGLPGNAMASNGDNAGSKNQADDGGPSRAAPQSPIVEPKIAGQMETRGWTQDSIASTMGNPAEKIATQDTRFDPVTGVRRNDPATAYVNADGSYVVVNNKDGTVVQVSNRNDPKWKAPWNK from the coding sequence TTGGCAGACAACCTGAACCTGGCCGGCAACCTCGCCAATACTGCCATGGCCAGCGCGGCGGGCAATGCCCAGAAGCCAATCGAGGGCAACGCATCGGGCACCACCAGGAGTGCCATCGCAGCCGGCACGGTCACCATTACGGACGCCGAGGGCCAACAGGCCAGGACCGGCAAGACGGTGGAAGAGACGCTCGCCAGTTTGAATCGTGATACGGAGAACGCGAACCAGAGCATCGACAAGATCTTCGATGCGCAGAAGATCAAGGACGAGCAGGCGCTCCAGCAACTGACAGGCCAGACCATCCAGCAGGCAGCACCGATTATCTACAACCAGGTGGGCAATGCGCTGCAAGGGCAGGAAGAGTACGTCAAGGTTGCCGTCCACGGGCTTGTGGGTGGACTGGTCAGCAGGGCGTTAGGTGGAGATTTTGGGACGGGGGCGGCTGGCGTGGCGGCAGCGACCGCAGCTATCGCGGTGCTGGACGAAAACCTGGGCAGCCTCGGGGTCGATGCGGCTACGAAGGACAAACTGCTGCAGCTGGTGGGTACGGCAGTGGCAGGGGCTGTTGGTGGCAACGCGGCTGCGGGTACGGCTGGGATGGCGGATGCGTATAACCGGCAGTTGCATCCGGAGGAACAGGACCGGCTCAAACAACTGCAGAAAGGTAAGAGTCCGGAGGAACAGCAACGACTGGCTGATGCGGCTTGCGCACTGGTGCGCTGTGCGTTGGATGTCCCTGCCAATGATCCCAGCTATGCGGAGACAGTGGCTTCGCAGGAGCGGGGGCAACAGTACACCGCTGAACAGTCTCAGCTGAAATCTACAGGGCTTTACCAATACGACACCCTCGTTGACACCGTACGGGATCTGCAGAGCCGTTCATTGAATTCCGCCATCAATGAAGTAAAAAGCGCAGGACAAGGAGCGAAGAACTTCGCAGATCAATTCATGGATCTGCTCAAGGCAACCAATGGGCAGACGCCGCCTTCCGATGCGGGTCCACAGGTCGACGTTACGGGAGGTAATAACAAGACGCCGCCGTCAGCTGGGGCGGTGGTGACACCTTTACCGTGTCCGGTGGGGCCAGGTGCATGTGGGATGTCGGTAACACCAGTGCTTACCCCGGGAACTGGGTTGCCGGGCAATGCGATGGCGTCGAATGGTGATAATGCAGGGAGCAAAAATCAGGCAGACGACGGAGGTCCCTCTAGGGCTGCCCCACAAAGTCCCATTGTCGAGCCCAAGATTGCGGGGCAGATGGAAACGCGTGGTTGGACTCAGGATTCGATTGCATCAACGATGGGGAATCCGGCCGAAAAAATTGCCACGCAGGATACGCGCTTTGATCCAGTGACCGGAGTTCGGCGAAATGATCCAGCGACCGCCTATGTGAACGCAGATGGCTCCTATGTCGTCGTGAATAATAAGGATGGAACCGTTGTGCAAGTTTCTAACAGAAATGATCCAAAGTGGAAGGCTCCATGGAACAAGTAA
- a CDS encoding LysR family transcriptional regulator, giving the protein MLSNLSVKHLRAFVALATHRNFTRAAQACHLSQSAFSTLIQTLEDQAGSRLFERTTRHVDLSADGKRFEEVARRLLADFESAFEDLRDHAERRKGRVAIAALPSLAGGDLPPLLADYHRRYPGISLELYDQLADGCIDMVRRGQADFALAPAPAQDTDLRVESLVHDTFHLVCPADHPLAAKRRIAPQALAGLPFIQLSRTSSVRQHLDAAMHPLKLHGVMEVEHLATVAALVEAGLGVSVVPALALFQFRREGLAIRPMQMPSLVREICLVRLRERSDSAASAAMIDCLRGHYGAGRRV; this is encoded by the coding sequence ATGCTGTCGAATCTTTCGGTCAAGCACCTGCGCGCTTTCGTGGCACTGGCAACGCATCGCAATTTCACGCGCGCGGCGCAGGCCTGCCACCTGTCGCAGTCGGCCTTCAGCACGTTGATCCAGACCCTGGAAGACCAGGCCGGCAGCCGCCTGTTCGAGCGCACCACGCGCCACGTGGACCTGAGCGCCGACGGCAAGCGCTTCGAGGAGGTGGCGCGCCGCCTGCTGGCCGATTTCGAGAGCGCTTTCGAAGACCTGCGCGACCATGCGGAACGCCGCAAGGGGCGCGTGGCCATTGCCGCCTTGCCATCGCTGGCGGGCGGCGACCTGCCGCCGCTGCTGGCGGACTATCACCGGCGCTATCCGGGCATCTCGCTGGAACTGTACGACCAGCTGGCCGACGGCTGCATCGACATGGTGCGGCGCGGGCAGGCCGACTTTGCGCTGGCGCCGGCACCGGCACAGGACACCGACCTGCGCGTGGAATCGCTGGTCCACGACACTTTCCACCTGGTTTGCCCGGCCGATCATCCGCTGGCCGCCAAGCGGCGCATCGCCCCTCAGGCGCTGGCCGGCCTGCCGTTCATCCAGCTGTCCCGGACCAGCAGCGTGCGCCAGCACCTGGACGCCGCCATGCATCCGCTGAAGCTGCATGGGGTGATGGAAGTGGAGCACCTGGCCACGGTGGCGGCGCTGGTGGAAGCGGGGCTGGGCGTATCGGTGGTGCCGGCGCTGGCGCTGTTCCAGTTCCGGCGCGAAGGGCTGGCCATCCGGCCGATGCAGATGCCCTCGCTGGTGCGCGAGATCTGCCTGGTGCGGCTCAGGGAACGCAGCGATTCGGCCGCCTCGGCGGCGATGATCGACTGCCTGCGCGGGCACTATGGTGCCGGCAGGCGGGTGTGA
- a CDS encoding ABC transporter substrate-binding protein has translation MRNARYFACGMLAVTLGFATPMAAHAEPGITKSAIRIGQSAGVSGPVAGSVKEQIAGAQVYLNHVNANGGVAGRRIELLTYDDGFDARRTPDNVRKLIGEDKVFALFMVRGTPQNESILPIIGAEKVPLVAPLTGAITLHRPVNRYVFNVRAKYQDEVARAINHLATSGMSRIAIFYANDGFGQDVFEGFNTALQARGVQPAGAASFNRPMGDIGQGVASINKANPQAVMVIGSGSEAARIIREMKKAGSQAQFVTLSNNAADSFIKELGDDGKGLIITQVVPGMNSSQMSIASEYRGLAKAQKLEPSNAGMEGFMSAKVLVEGLRRAGPEPTREKLVAALEGLRDYDLGGILISYSPTRHTGSSFVEMSIVSSTGKLIR, from the coding sequence ATGAGGAACGCACGATACTTCGCGTGCGGCATGCTTGCCGTCACGCTCGGGTTTGCCACGCCCATGGCGGCGCACGCGGAACCCGGCATCACCAAGTCAGCCATCCGTATCGGCCAGTCGGCCGGTGTCAGCGGACCCGTGGCCGGGTCGGTCAAGGAACAGATCGCCGGGGCCCAGGTGTACCTGAACCACGTCAACGCCAATGGCGGCGTGGCGGGCCGGCGCATCGAACTGCTGACCTACGACGATGGATTCGACGCCAGGCGCACGCCCGACAACGTGCGCAAGCTGATCGGCGAGGACAAGGTGTTCGCGCTGTTCATGGTGCGCGGCACGCCGCAGAACGAAAGCATCCTGCCGATCATCGGGGCCGAGAAGGTGCCGCTGGTGGCGCCCCTGACGGGCGCCATCACGCTGCACCGTCCGGTGAACCGCTACGTGTTCAACGTCCGCGCCAAGTACCAGGACGAGGTGGCCCGCGCGATCAACCACCTGGCCACGTCCGGCATGAGCCGCATCGCCATCTTCTACGCCAACGACGGCTTCGGGCAGGACGTGTTCGAAGGCTTCAACACGGCGCTGCAGGCGCGCGGTGTGCAGCCGGCCGGTGCGGCATCTTTCAACCGGCCGATGGGCGATATCGGCCAGGGCGTTGCCAGCATCAACAAGGCCAACCCGCAGGCCGTGATGGTGATCGGCTCGGGCTCCGAGGCGGCCAGGATCATCCGCGAGATGAAGAAGGCCGGCAGCCAGGCCCAGTTCGTCACGCTGTCGAACAACGCGGCGGATTCGTTCATCAAGGAACTGGGCGACGATGGCAAGGGCCTGATCATCACCCAGGTGGTGCCGGGCATGAATTCGAGCCAGATGAGCATTGCCAGCGAGTATCGCGGCCTGGCCAAAGCCCAGAAGCTGGAGCCCAGCAACGCGGGCATGGAGGGCTTCATGTCGGCCAAGGTGCTGGTGGAAGGGCTGCGCCGTGCCGGCCCCGAGCCCACGCGCGAGAAGCTGGTGGCCGCGCTGGAAGGCCTGCGCGACTACGACCTGGGCGGCATCCTGATCAGCTACAGCCCCACGCGCCACACCGGTTCATCGTTCGTCGAGATGTCGATCGTTTCTTCGACGGGCAAGCTGATCCGCTGA
- a CDS encoding acyclic terpene utilization AtuA family protein, with protein sequence MTAPLLIGSGAGFSGDRTDAALPVVRTLIAAGGPAALIFETLAERTLALAQLARRDNPEHGYEPLLDLLLTPVLGLCLANRIPIIGNFGAANPRAAASRILALAAELGLAAPRVAVVEGDDLSHDAGRAMLRGIVGDAFPESRFVCANAYIGAQGIADALRDGAQVVVCGRVADPALAVGPAMAHFGWAWDDWTRLAAATMAGHLLECGAQVSGGYFADPGMKDVPNVHDVGFPIARLDADGGIEVFKAANTGGCVDLRTVKEQLLYEVHDPCAYLTPDVVADIGQVTVEQIGPDRVAVRNIRGHARPAELKANLFHLGGWFAEGEISYAGPNAAARARLAADIVRRRMQGLGFDVPIRFDLIGVLSVFGDDAGTMLASSQRGEADARDVRMRAALAHEDKAVAQALLREVNALYTCGPAGGGGVRTALRTRLNATSCLVPRQAVAASHSFVTA encoded by the coding sequence ATGACTGCTCCCCTGCTGATCGGGTCCGGAGCCGGATTCTCCGGCGACCGTACCGACGCCGCCCTGCCGGTGGTGCGTACGCTGATTGCCGCCGGCGGCCCGGCCGCGCTGATTTTCGAGACGCTGGCCGAGCGCACGCTGGCGCTGGCGCAACTGGCGCGCCGCGACAACCCCGAGCACGGGTACGAGCCGCTGCTGGACCTGCTGCTGACGCCTGTGCTGGGCCTCTGCCTGGCCAACCGCATCCCGATCATCGGCAATTTTGGCGCCGCCAATCCGCGCGCCGCCGCGAGCCGCATCCTGGCGCTGGCGGCCGAACTCGGGCTGGCCGCGCCGCGCGTGGCGGTGGTGGAGGGCGACGACCTGTCGCATGACGCCGGCCGCGCGATGCTGCGCGGCATTGTTGGCGACGCGTTCCCGGAGTCGCGTTTTGTCTGCGCCAACGCCTATATCGGCGCCCAGGGCATTGCCGATGCGCTGCGCGACGGCGCGCAGGTGGTGGTGTGCGGCCGCGTGGCCGACCCCGCGCTGGCCGTGGGCCCGGCGATGGCGCATTTCGGCTGGGCCTGGGACGACTGGACCCGCCTGGCGGCCGCCACCATGGCCGGCCACCTGCTGGAGTGCGGTGCCCAGGTCAGCGGCGGCTACTTTGCCGATCCCGGCATGAAGGATGTGCCCAACGTGCACGACGTGGGCTTCCCGATTGCCCGGCTCGACGCCGACGGCGGCATCGAGGTCTTCAAGGCCGCCAACACCGGCGGTTGCGTGGACCTGCGGACCGTCAAGGAACAGCTGCTGTACGAAGTACACGATCCGTGCGCCTACCTGACGCCCGACGTGGTGGCCGATATCGGCCAGGTCACCGTCGAGCAGATTGGCCCCGACCGTGTGGCCGTGCGCAATATCCGCGGCCATGCGCGGCCGGCCGAACTCAAGGCCAACCTGTTCCACCTGGGCGGCTGGTTTGCCGAGGGCGAGATTTCCTACGCCGGCCCCAATGCCGCCGCCCGGGCGCGCCTGGCCGCCGACATCGTGCGCAGGCGCATGCAGGGGCTTGGGTTCGACGTGCCGATCCGTTTCGACCTGATCGGCGTGCTGAGCGTGTTTGGCGACGATGCCGGCACCATGCTGGCATCGTCGCAGCGCGGCGAAGCCGACGCCCGCGATGTCCGCATGCGGGCCGCGCTGGCCCATGAGGACAAGGCCGTGGCGCAGGCGCTGTTGCGCGAGGTGAACGCGCTCTACACCTGCGGCCCGGCCGGCGGCGGCGGCGTACGCACCGCGCTGCGCACGCGCCTGAACGCCACGTCGTGCCTGGTGCCGCGCCAGGCAGTGGCCGCGTCCCATTCGTTCGTCACCGCCTGA